DNA from Verrucomicrobiaceae bacterium:
CCTGGCCGTGCTCGACATGCTCCAACGTGGTCAGACCAAAGACGTCGATATCAGCCTCGCAGGCCTACGCCAGGCCGCCATCGCCGCCGCCAGCCAGACCAAAGCCGTGCGAGACTTCGTGGACTGGTATGAGGCCAATGAAACCGAAAAGCTCTCCGGCAAGTTCGAGGACTTCCTCAACCTCCCCATCATCATCCAAAAAGAGCTCCCCCCACGCGAAGACCCCATCTCCAAATACCTCGACGGCCTCGACCGCGAGTTCTCACGCTGAGGAAGCGGCCGAGGTAGCAAACAAGACCGTGTCATCCGTCTCGATCCGTTCCATCCGTGGTAAACAGCCGCTTCTCCTCTCGCTGCTCACTTGCTAGCGCAATCAGCCTACGCTGATTCTCACGCAGTCGTTCCTTGCATCCACTCCGCTCGCGGTCAAGACTCCGCGCCCTATGTCGAAAGTCACCCTCGGCCTGGTGCAGAGCCGGGCCTTTTCTAGCAAAGACGAAAGCCTGCGCCATCACATCCGCCTCATCCGAGACGCGGCGGCTCAGGGTGCCCAGATCGTCTGCTTGCAGGAGCTTTTTAATACACCGTATTTCTGCATCACGCAGGATACAGAGCTCTTCGACCTCGCAGAGACCGTGCCCGGCCCTACCACGGCAGCTTTGGCCCCTGTGGCAAAGGAGCTCGGCGTCGTCATCATCGTCCCCCTCTTTGAAAAACGCGGCCCCGGCCTCTACCACAACACCGCCGCCGTCATCGACGCGGATGGCACTGTGCTGGGCAAATACCGCAAGATGCACATCCCCCAGGACCCTGGCTTTGAAGAGAAATTCTACTTCACGCCCGGCGATCTCGGCTACCGCGTGTGGGATACGAAGTTCGGCCGCATCGGCGTGCTCATCTGCTGGGACCAGTGGTACCCAGAGGCCGCCCGCATGACCGCCCTCATGGGTGCGGAGATTCTATTTTACCCCACCGCCATCGGCTGGCTGCCCAGTGAAAAAGCCCAGCTCGGCATCGCCCAGCACTGCGCCTGGGAGACCGTCCAGCGCGGCCATGCCGTGGCCAATGGCTGCTACGTCGCCGCCGTGAACCGTGTCGGCACCGAGCAGCAGAGCGAGTTCTGGGGCCAGAGCTTTGTCGCAGACCCCTACGGCCAGATCATCGCCAAGGCGTCCGTCACCGACGAAGAAATCCTCCTCACCGAGTGCGATTTGCGTGCGGTGGAAGATTTTCGACGCATCTGGCCTTTTTTCCGTGATCGCCGCATTGACACCTACGCCCCTCTGACCAAACGCTACATCGATGAGTAAAGCCAATTACCCGCAAAACTACCGCCTCCCCGCCGAATTCGAACCGCAGGAGGCTATCTGGCTTTCGTGGCCATCCAACAAGGAAAGTTGCCCCAAGACCTTCCACAAGCTCCAGGACAAATTCGGCGAGATCGCCAGCGTCATCAGCCGCTACGAGCGCGTGCGCATCAATGCGCCCATGCTCAGCCACATGAACATCCGCCTCAGCATCGCCGACAATGAAGGCGATCTCTCCCAGGTCGATCTCTACGAGCACAACACCAACGACGTCTGGTGCCGCGACCACGGCCCCATCTTCATCAAGCACAACGAGACCGGCAAGCTCGCCATCACCGACTGGGAATTCAATGCCTGGGGTGGCAAGTTCGCCCCGTGGGATCTCGACAACGGCATCCCTGAAAAAGCCGCCAAGGTGCTCAACATGGAGCGCTTCACCTCCAAGATGATCCTCGAAGGCGGCGCCATCGAAACCAACGGCAAAGGCACCCTCCTCACCACCGAGGCCGTCCTGCTCAATCCCAACCGCCACGGCGGCAAGCCCGGCAACAAAGCCGATGTCGAGAAGGAACTGAAGGCCATGCTCGGCGTCAAAGACATCGTCTGGTTCAAAAAAGGCATCGAAGGCGACGACACCGATGGCCACATCGACGACATCGTCCGCTTCGTGCGTGAAGACGCCGTCATCTGCATGGTCGAGCCGCGTGACACCGACCCGAACCACAAAGTTTTGAAGGAAATCCGCGAGCGCCTCGATGACGTGAAAGCACCAGACGGCGGCAAGCTCGAAATCATCGAGATCGAGATGCCCCAGGCCATCGAAATGAAGGACTGGCGCCTCAGCCGCCTGCCCGCAAGCTACGCGAACTTCCTCATCCTCAACAACGCCGTCATCGTCCCGCTCTTTGGCAACAAGAAGAAAGACGCCGCCGCCGAGGACAAGATCGCCGAGTGCTTCCCCGGCCGCGAAATCATCTCCATGATGGCCAAAGACCTCGTCACCGAGGGCGGAGCCTTCCACTGCATCGCCATGCATCAGCCGAAGTGAGTGCGCCTACCGCTGGGTAGGTGCCCTTATCGGGAAGCTTCACAAAAAAAGGGCACTTCGATTGAAGTGCCCTTTTGATTGTTTGGATGAGGTGCGGAGGAGGCCGATTAGGCCTCCGGGGAGGCGGGTTGCACGATGCGGCCGCCGTCGAGGACGTCTTGGAGGGCGCGGAGCTCTTGCCATTTTTCCTCGTAGGCGAGGGTGGCTTGCTGGGGCCAGGTGGTGGGGTCGTGCATGACGAAGCGCTCGCCAGCACGGGAGAGGATGTCTTTGAGGCGCTCGACACTGGTGGTGCAGAGCTGTTGCCAGGTGGTGATCCCGTCGGCGTGGATGAGTTCTTCGATTTTGGGGCCGATGCCTTCGAGGATTTTAAAGTCGTCGCGGACGACGCGTTTGCCGAGTGCTTCGGTGGCGGCTTCGATTTTTTCCTTTTTGGCTGGGGCTTCTTCTGCGGCTGGTGCTGCGGCGAAGCCGAGCATGCTCTGCACGGCACCGAATTGTGGGGCGATGATTTCTGCTTTGGGGGCCTCTACGGGGGTGGATGGGACATCCACGGTGAGGGGCTGGGTGATTTCGATGACAGGGGCGGGGGCAGGTGTGGGCTCTGGGGCCGGAGCGGCGGCTGCGGGGACGGTGGTGGTGAGTGCGGCGGCGGCGCTGGCGGTAGCGCTGGATTCTGCGGTGGCTAGAGCGACGACGAGACGACGGTTGTCGGCTTCGAGGGCATTTTTGGCCTCTTCAGTGGCGGTGAGGCTGCTTTGGAGAGTGGTGGTTTCGTTGCGGCACTTGGCGAGGCTGCTCTTGGCGTTGTTGAATTCGCGGTCGAGGACGCTGATGCGGTTGCGCTCGGTGGTGAGGGCGTGTTCGGTTTTTTGGAGGTCCTCGCGGGCGGCGGCGAGCTCGGCTTCGAGGCGTGCTTTGGCGGCTGCGTCGAGGGTGGAGGCTTTTAGGGCGGCGATTTCTTCTTTGTGCTTGGCCATTTTGTCGCGGAGGGACTCGGCCTGCTCTTTGTATTCGTCTGCGCGGCGGCGCTCTTGGCCTGCGAGGGTCTCTGCGGTGCGGACGGTGGCCTTCATGCGCTCGATTTCAGAGCTGCTGTCGCCGGAGGCGACAGGGGCTGCGGAGATGAGGCGGGCGACTTCTTCGCGGAGCTTGGCGATTTCGTTTTGCTGCTCGAGGAGCTTGGCATCGGCGGTGCGGGCGGCTTTGAAGCCGTCTTCGGAGCGCTGGAACTTGGCTTTGAAGTCGTCGGCTTCGCGGCGGGCTTCGGTGAGGGAGAGGCGGGCTTTTTCGAGGTCGGCGGAGGGGACGAGGGCGGCCAGTTTGGACTCGGTTTCGGCTTTGAGACGTGAGCTGGCGGCTTCGGCGTTGCGGGCGCGTTCTTCGGCGTCTTTGAGGCGCGCTTCGAGGCTGCGGACGCGGCCGGAATCAGCGTCTGCGGCTTTTGCAGGTGCTAGCGAGGACGGGGTGTGAGAATGGGAGTGCGAATGGGTAGAGGGAGCGTGGATTTTGCCGCGTAGCCACCAACCGAAGTAGCCGAAGAGCGCGGCGGTGAGTGCGATGGTGATGAAGTGCTCGAAGAAGTAGGAAATGGTGCCGTCCATGGTGGTGTGGTGTGGGGTTGAGGTGTTTCTGTCTTTTTGGGTGAGTGTGAGGGGGGTGTTATTTCAGGAGTACATCGACGCGGCGGTTCAGGGCACGGCCGGCATCGGTATTGGGGTCTGCGACGGGTTCACGGGGGCCTGCGCCACGGGTGGAGAGGATGGCGCGGTCGATGCCGCCTGCGGCGAGGCCGTCTGCGACGTTTTTGGCGCGGGTTTCGCTAAGTTTGGTGTTGGCGGCTTCATCGCCGACGTTGTCGCTGTGGCCGGCGACTTCGAATTTGGCGGCGGGGTTGAGTTTGAGGACGCGGCGGACTTGGTAGAGGGCGCGTTCTTGGTCTTTGGAGCGATTGGAGCCGGTTTTGAAGCGGATGGAGTGGACGACGGCGGTGCGCCATTTTTGGCCGGGGGTGACGACGGCGATGCCGCCTTTGCCGGGCTCGAATTTAGGGGCGGACTCGAGGGTGGGCTTTGTGTCGGTGATGGTGGTGACGAGGGGGGTGATGGTGAGTGCATCGGTGATGGTAAAGGTGGGGTTGGCGGCCTTCATGGCATCGAGGATGGCTTTTTTGGCGGCTTCATCGGCGACTTCGCCTGAGACGGTGAGGGTGGTGCCGGTGGCGATAGCGCTGACGTAGGGCTCGTCCTGCTGGAGGAGCTTGCTGGAGACGAGGCTGGTGCGGAAGCCGCTGAGCTCGGTGCCGAGCATGCCCTGGGGGAAGGCGATGGCGGGGAAGTCGCGTTCGATTTCAGAGTCGAAGACGTCGAGGTTATAGACTTTGGCGGCTCCACCGGGGTGGCTGAGGCCGATGGCGGGTTTGGCGGCGTCTGCAGGCTTGGCGAAGTCGATTTTGGCTCCGGCGGGGGAGGTGGCGGTGGGGCTGACTTTGAGGGCGTCGGCATTGATTTCGGTGCCGGGGAAGGCGGCTTTGGCGGCGTCGATGGCCTGGGTTTTGAGCGCATCGGAGCCGATTTGGCCGAAGAGGCGCATTTTGGCCTGGTGGAGTGTCCAGCCGATGAAGCCAGGGAGGGCAGGGGCGGCGGGGGCAGGGGTGGTAGTGGCCGCTGGGGCGGTTTTGGCGGCCATGGCGGCTTTTTCAGCGGCTTCTTTGGCTGCTTTCTCAGCGGCCTCTTTGGCTGCTTGTTTTTCTTGGAGGGCTTTGGCGGCAGCTTCCTTGGCGGCTTTTTCGGTGGCTTCTTTGGCTTTGGCCCATTTTTCGTAGGCGGCGTAGAGGTCGGGGTAGCTGTCGTAATCGGCGGGGAGGGAAGGGGAGAGGGCTTTTTTCATGCCTTCGAGTCCACCGGTGGTGTCCCAGGTGGAGGCTTTGCCGCCGGGGGCGAGTGCGAAGGCGAAAGCGGTGTCCTTTTTCGGAGTGATGCCTTTGAGCGGGGTCTGCCAGTCTGGGGCGGGTTTGACGTTGGTGTCAATGGGGACGTGTTCTTCGACTTGGATGCCTGGGAGGGCTTTTTTGATCTGATCGACGAGGAGGACGCTGTCTTCGAATTTGTGAGCGTGGCCGTAAACGTGGAGGCGGTCTGGGAGGGCCATGACGCCGACGTAGGCGGGTGGGAGCTTGGCGATGCGCTCGTTTTCGGCTTCGCGGGCGACCCAGCCGCGGATGTGGCCGAGGGCGGCTTGGACGGGATCGGCCTCTAAGTTCGCTGCGGTGGCTGGGGCGACGGCTTGGTCATCGGTGGTGGTGCCGGGGAGGGTGGTCCATTTTCCATCGACGGCGGAGAAGGCGAGTGAGCCAGTCTTGGCGGCTCCTTCGATGGTGCGGAGGTCTGGGATGGTCTTGAGCGTGGTGGCCCAGTCGGAGCCTGTGCGGAGTCCGTCACGGACACGGGTGATGTCATAGCATTTGATGCCGGTGTGTTTGGCTTGGAGGGCGGTGAGGGCTTCCTTGGCATCGGCGGCTGATTTGACCCAGCCACTGAGGTCGATGCGATTTTCGTAGTAGGTGGCAATGAGGTGCTGCTGGGGGTGCTGATCGAGCCAGGCGGGGTCCACGCGCATTTGGTCGATGACGCGGGTGACGGGGTTGTAGCTCTCACCCCATTCGCCAGTGGGGCGGACTTTGTTGGTGACGATGTCGCGTGCCTGCTCACGGAGTGCCTGGCTGCCGACGGTGCCGGTGAGGGTGGCCTGCTGGCCATCGAAGGCGGGCTTCACATCCGCGAAGACGCCACGGTGCTCTGGGGCGGAGAGGGCGGCCTGGGTGTGACGAGTGAGAGATTCCTCCATGATCGGTTTTTGGATCAGACCAGAGAGGAGCCAGAGTAGAAGGACGCCGAAGACGGCGCGGAGTGTCCATTTGTTCATGCACCTTCTCTCTTGGCGAAGCGGCTGATTTTGACAACGAAAGATTCCGTCAAAAACGAGCTTAGGGCGAGTGGAGGAGGATGGCGAGGTGGCCCCAGATCGGGCACGAAGGAAGCCAACAAGCTCTTTGATTATTCGTAAGAAGCACTACGCTCGCGCCCTCTCTCCTCCTGCCTGCATGCCCCTCCTTTCTGTCGAAGGTCTCCGAATCCACTTCCCTATCCGCTCTGGTCTGCTGGGCGGCACGCGGGATGTGATCAAGGCGGTGGATGAGGTGAGCTTTGAGGTGAATGAGGGGGAGACAGTGGGCCTAGTGGGTGAAAGTGGCAGCGGCAAGTCCACGGTGGCTCGCGCTTTGCTGAAACTGGTGCCGGTGACGAGTGGTGTGGTGCATTTTGCCGGGCAGTCGATCCTAGACATGCCGGAGGGGCAATTCCGCCCGCTGCGCAAGCAGATGCAGATGGTTTTCCAAGATCCGATCGGCTCGCTGAATCCACGCATGACGGTGGAGAGCATCCTGGCGGAGCCGCAGGAGATTCACTTCCCGAAGATGAGCCGGAATGAGCGACGTGAGGCGAGCGCTGAGATGCTAGTGAGTGTGGGACTGCCTGCGGATGCGCTGCAGCGCTACCCGCATGAGTTTAGCGGCGGTCAGCGGCAGCGCATCGGGATCGCACGGGCGCTGGCGGTGAAGCCACGCTTCCTGATCTGTGATGAGCCGGTGAGTGCCCTAGACGTGAGCGTGCAGGCACAGATCCTGAATCTGCTGAAGGATCTCCAAACACGGATGAGCCTGACGCTGCTGTTCATCGCGCATGATCTGGCGGTGGTGCGGCACATGAGCGACCGCATCGTGGTGATGCATCACGGGAAAATCATGGAGCAGGGCGGCGCGGATGCGATCTGTGAAAATCCGCAACACGACTACACGAAAAAACTGCTCGCTGCCGTGCCGCATCTGGACTGACTTGATCCCATAACCTTTTTCTGAAATAGGATGACTCCGCTGTTTAAAAAATTCCTCGGCATGCATTGGATCATGTTTTTGTTCATGGTCGCACTGCTGCTGCTGGGGGTGTACTCGATCTACAATGCCTCTGCCTATAAGGAGGCGGTGGATCTTTCCACGAAGTGGCGGCAGCAGCTCATGTGGATCGCAGTCGGCACGCCGTTCTATTTTGCCGCGAGTCTGATCGACTACAAATGGGTGCGATGGGCCTGTTGGCCGATGTATCTTACCGGACTCACGCTGCTGCTGCTGCTGAAGCAATTCGGTGTGACGATCCAAGGGAATACGAACTGGCTACGCTTCGGTGGGATTCAGTTTCAGCCATCGCAGTTCGCGATCATGGCGGGCATTTTGACCCTGGCGGTGGTCTTTGGTGATCTACCGCGCATGGCACCGATGTTTCGCAGGCCGTGGCTACGCACCCTGGTGGCGGGGCTCGTCGCTGGAGTGCCCACGGCGCTGGTGGCAAAGGAGGACTTGGGCTCTGGACTGGTATGGGGGCCGCTGTTTCTGAGCATGATGCTGGTGGGTAGCATCCCCTTCCGCTACATCATCACGCTGGTGACGCTGGTCGCTGCGGTGGTGCCGCTAGGCTATGTCTTTGCCCTTTCGGAGAAGCAGCAAAAGCGCATCGAAACGCCCATCTATCTAGCCACGGGCCAATCGCACAAAGTGAACTTCCAGGACGAGGGCTGGGTGTACAGTCATCTCCAAATGGCGGTGGGCACGGGCGGCTTCGAGGGCAAGGGGCCAGAGTCAAAAAATGTGCCGGATCGTGCCTCCGTGCACCGCACCTTCCTACCGGATGAAGTAATCAATGACTTCATCTTTGCCGTGATGGCAGAGGAGTTCGGCTTCCGGGGTGCTTTCGGCACGCTGGTGGGCATGGCGAGTCTGCTGATCTTCGGCGTGATGGTGGCCTTTTCTGCCCGTGATCAGCTAGGGCGGCTCATCGTGGTGGGGATCGTGGCGATGATGTTCACGCACACCTTTCAGAATGCGGGCATGAATCTCACGATGCTGCCGATCATCGGCCTTCCGATGCCTTTCATCAGCTACGGCGGTACTTTCATGGTCGTGACGCTTTTTCTCATGGGCATGATTCAGAGCGTGTGGGTGCACCGGCACATCTCACCCGTGAAGAAGCCGCGCTCCGTGAATAGCGCCCGCGTGCCGGATGAAGAGGAAGAGTAAGCGCTGAGCTGGGCGGTTTTTACCACGCCCATTGCAGCCCGAAGCGGCCTGCCAGAGTGAGGAGGTCATCCCGCATCGGCCATTCATCCGCGCGGGGCACATCATCTGCGGGGTGACGCTTGCTGGCACCTTTTAGCGCCATGCAGCCGGTGTTGTCACCGATCTGGCGGATGGCTTCGATCTCCTCCTGGCTCAGGCATTGTGCAGGCAGCGCGGCGAGGTCATCGAGCTTGCTCTCGATGCTGCGGGCGCCTTCACCATGCTCCTGGATGAGTGTGGGGACGACGCTTTTGACGGCGGTATTGCCCAGAGTCCATAGGCAGGCGAGCTGGAGCATCGACAAGCCGTGCTTTTGGGCGATGGGGCGCACTTTTTCCAGCCGCTCCACGCCATGCTCGATCCACTCACCGGGGCGGTGGGTGCGGTGATCGCCATCGCGGAACTTATGCCCAGGCTTCACGTCATCATGGAAAAGACCGCCGTAATCGACCACGCGAGCGAGGATATCGACCTTGTTTTTCTCCGCAGCGGCCAGCACATGCTGACCAGGCCAGGGCTCAAAGGGATTCAAAATGATCATCGCCCAGTCCATGCGGTCGCCGTAGCGCTCAAAGCACTCGATCATGTCGAGCGTGAAGCCATTGGCAGGTCCTGGGGCAATGCCGAGACGCTCGGTGAGGCCTTCGTCGCGGATTTTGGTGAAGGCATCCCACACCTTTTCGCTGGTGTAGCTGATGCTGTCCGGGTTGTGGAGCATGAGCAGGTCGAACTTGGAGGTCTTGCAGCGCTCCAGGCTCTTCTCCGTCGCCATTTTGAGGTAATCGTAGTACTTCTCTGGTCCGCGCAGTGTGGGATCGGTGAAGCGCGGGTAGCCGCGTGAGCCCTGGCGGATGCCTTCGTAAATATCATGCCCCACGATGCCTACGAGGCAGTATTCCTCACGCGGGATGCCCTTGAGTGCCTCGCCCAGCAGTGCATCGGCACGGCCCACGCCATAGACATCGGCAGTGACAAAGGTGCGCACACCTTTGGCGAAAGAATCACGCATGAGCTGCATGTAGTGCTCTTCAGAGAGCTGTTCGCCGTAGTGCATGAAGCGGCCGCCGCTCCAGGTGCCGTAAGCCGTGCGTGTGAGATTCATTGTGAGGAAAAGGGGTTCGTGGTGGGTGTGTGAGAGGGGTGCTTACATAGCGCGAGGCCCCGGTGTTTCAAACACATCATCTGTGCATGAGTGTGTGGATTTTGGGCCAGAGGACATGTCAGATCACACCCCAGTGACACGTTTCAGCACGCAGAACACCATGTACACCGCCACCAAACACCATCTCGACCGTCGCACGTTTCTGCGTGGCACAGGGGCTGCGCTCTCGCTGCCATTTTTGGAGGCCATGGTGCCTGCATTCGCCTCGCGGGCCCAGGCCGCCGTCGCACAGCCGCCGCAGCGCTTCATGGCGATGTGTGCCACGCTCGGCTTTCACACGCCGTTTTTGTTCCCAAAGGAAACGGGCGCAGACTACACCCTCACGCCTTACCTGGAGCCGCTGAAGGCCCTGAGGAGTGATTTTTCCGTCATCTCCGGCCTCCAGCACATGGAGCAAAACGGCGCAAACGGCCACACCTCCGAGATGACCTGGCTCACCTCTGCGAAGCATCCCGGCCTCGCTGGCTTCAAAAACACCATCAGCCTCGATCAGTTCATCGCAGAGCGTGTCGGCATGCACACACGCTTTCCCAGCCTGGTGCTCGGCACTGGCAGTGAGTCCATCTCCTGGTCCTCCAGCGGTGTGCCGCTCCCTGCGGAGAACTCGCCCGCAAAGGCCTTTCAGCAGCTCTTTGTCGATGGCACCCCGGCAGAGATCGCGGCGCAGGTGCGCGGCCTGAAGCGTGGCCGCAGCATCCTCGATACCGTCATGGGCCAGGCGAAAAAACTCCACGGCGAGCTCGGCAAGCGTGACCAGGAAAAGCTCGATGAATACTTCTCCGCCGTGCGTGATCTCGAAGGCCGACTGGTGCAAAACGAGGAGTGGGTGCAGCGGCCAAAGCCCCACATCGACGCCAAGCCACCCACCGACATCCAGAGCCGCACAGACGCCATCGGCAAAATGAATCTCATGCTCGATCTGGTCCTCCTCGCCCTACAGACCGACAGCACCCGCACCATCACCCTCCGCCTCAATGGCATGAATGCCGTGCCAGAAATCGAAGGCGTGAAGAACGACTGGCATAATCTCTCCCACCACGGTCAGGATGCCGCGAAGATCGAAGAGCTCAAAGTCATCGAAGCTGCCGAGTTCACCGCCCTGGCAGCCTTTTTGACCAAAATGAAGGCCGCATCCCTGCTCGATACCACCGCCGTGCTCTTTGGCTCAAATCTCGGCAACGCCAGTGCCCATAGCACCGCGAATCTGCCCATCCTACTCGCAGGCGGCGGCTACAAGCACGGTCGCCACCTCGCGGTGGATAAGGACAAACACGTCTTCTCTGATCTCTTCGTCTCCCTCGCCCAGCGCATGGGTGTGGAGTCAGGCAAATTCGGCTTCAGCACGGGCGTGCTCGACATCAATCAAGCGTGATCAAGCCACGCTCACAGTCCACCTAGCTGACAAATGCGGTCAAAGTGCCGCTTTTCGACCTGCGTGATGGAGAGCCGGTTCCCACGGCGCAGGATCAAAAGCTCCGCCAGCAGCGGATCAGCCCGCAGCATGTCCAGGGTGACAAAGGTGGGGAAATCCGCTTCCCACTTTACATCCACCAGCAGCCATCGCGGCTCCTCACGCTTGCTCCCCGCATCGAAATACTCGCTGGCGGGATCAAACTGCGTCGGATCAGCCTTTGCCTCGCTCACGATCTTCACCACACCCGCGATGCCGGGCTGCGGGCAGCTCGAATGATAAAAAAAGCCCAGATCACCGATGCGCATCTCATCGCGCATCATGTTCCGCACCTGATAATTGCGCACACCATTCCAGGGTTCGGTCTTTTTCGGCCTCTTCTTCAGGTGCTCGAAGGAAAAGACATCCGGTTCGGATTTGAGGAGCCAGTGGGACATGATGAGAGGATGGATCAGATCGTTATCCGCCTATTGCGTGCCGTGATGGGCCAGCGCTGGGTGTAGCGGCCATTTTCGATGAGGTAGGCCTCACTATGCATGGAGACCGTGGGGCAAACATGACGCGGGATGCCGTGCAGCGCCTGACCGATGAGGAACTCATGCGCTCGCTCCGTCTCCAGTACCAGATGCTCCTCACTCTGCATGAGCACGGTGGCATCTGGCAGCTCCTCGAAGCGCACGCGTGGATGCGGATTCTCTGGAGCCACGGACTTGTGGCCGAGATCGAGCGTGAGGCGGTTCGTGCCCGGTTTGCTGATCACACGAGCCAGCAGCACCGCCGCAGGCAAAAACGGCAGATCTGGATGCTTATCCCCGTAGCCGAAGTCCCACAGCACCGTCGTCCCTGGACTGAGCGTACGATCCGCATGCGCAGCATGGATACCAAAGGTGGGCGATCCACCCGCGACGAGCTCTTTCACGATGATGCCCTCACCTTGCAGCCGGCAGCGGAATTGTAGCACCGGACCAAAAGCCTCATCACAGCGCTCACGCCGCACATCCAGGCTCTCGTCATGGATGTGGCCATCGTACGCATGCAGACCACGGAAGATCAGACCAGGCACATCATGGATGACATGAGCGAGCAGCGCCGCCTCATCCCCAGGCTTGATCCCCGTGCGGCCCATACCGCAATCCAGCTCCAAAAAGCACCCCAGCACCACGCCATGCTGCTGCGCCGCAGTGGCCAGGATGCGGATGCCGTCCTCGCTATCCGCGATGCTGGAAAACTGCACCTTGGGGAACTTTTTCGCCAGCTCGGCCAAGCGGCCCGCATTCGGCCCCACGCAGGGCATTGCTAGCATCACATCTGCGGCACCAGCATCGGCACACATCTCCACCTCCGCGATGGTGGAGGCCTTGAACTTCGTGATGCCCAGCTCCACCTGCCGCGCGATGATCGGAGCACATTTATGCGTCTTCACATGCGGCCGCAGGCGACTCGCGGCACCAGCGATCTGCACCATGAGCTGTAGATTATGCTCCACACGCTGGCGGAAGAAAAGCAGGGCTGGAGAGGGGATTTCCGCCTCGTTTTCGACGTGGAACCAAGCGTGAGAAAGGGTGATCTGGGACATGACTGTTGAAACAAAATACGAAAGTTAGCCGCAAAAGTGATCTCCCTGATGCATCAGGGCTTACTCACTGCACCTTGATGAGCTCCACATCGAAAATGAGTGCCTCATTCGGTCCGATGTCACGCCCAGCACCGCGCGGGCCATAAGCGAGCTTCGATGGGATGTAGAAGCGGAACTTCGCCCCTTCCTTCATGAGCTGCACGCCCTCCGTCCAGCCAGCGATCACGCGATTCAGCGGGAAAGCGATGGATTCGCCGCGCTTGTAGCTGCTATCGAAGACCTTGCCATCGATTAGCGTGCCTTCGTAATGCACCTCCACGGTATCTGTCGCCTTCGGGCTGCGGCCGGTGCCTTCGGTGATGACTTTATACTGGAGGCCGCTGGCCGTCACGGTGACGCCTTCTTTCTTGGCATTGTCTTCGAGAAATTTTTCACCTTTTGCGAGAGCGATGTCGGACATGATGGAGGGATGGGGGTGTTGCGTGGTTTTTTGGAAGTGTGAACGAAAAACGAGACCGCAGGCTATACCGCCGCAGACAGGGCAATCAAGCTGTGGGGAGGAAAAACCGTTCGCCGAATCGCGGCCACCTCGTAGCGTGCCCTCACTTACATGATCGAATCCGACTTCATTATCATCGGCACCGGTGCAGGCGGCCTCAGCGCCGCGCTACACGCCGCCGAGCATGGCAGCGTGCTCATGCTCACCAAGCGCGGTGCCTTGGACTCCAACTCAAACTGGGCACAG
Protein-coding regions in this window:
- a CDS encoding aldo/keto reductase, producing the protein MNLTRTAYGTWSGGRFMHYGEQLSEEHYMQLMRDSFAKGVRTFVTADVYGVGRADALLGEALKGIPREEYCLVGIVGHDIYEGIRQGSRGYPRFTDPTLRGPEKYYDYLKMATEKSLERCKTSKFDLLMLHNPDSISYTSEKVWDAFTKIRDEGLTERLGIAPGPANGFTLDMIECFERYGDRMDWAMIILNPFEPWPGQHVLAAAEKNKVDILARVVDYGGLFHDDVKPGHKFRDGDHRTHRPGEWIEHGVERLEKVRPIAQKHGLSMLQLACLWTLGNTAVKSVVPTLIQEHGEGARSIESKLDDLAALPAQCLSQEEIEAIRQIGDNTGCMALKGASKRHPADDVPRADEWPMRDDLLTLAGRFGLQWAW
- a CDS encoding DUF1552 domain-containing protein; amino-acid sequence: MYTATKHHLDRRTFLRGTGAALSLPFLEAMVPAFASRAQAAVAQPPQRFMAMCATLGFHTPFLFPKETGADYTLTPYLEPLKALRSDFSVISGLQHMEQNGANGHTSEMTWLTSAKHPGLAGFKNTISLDQFIAERVGMHTRFPSLVLGTGSESISWSSSGVPLPAENSPAKAFQQLFVDGTPAEIAAQVRGLKRGRSILDTVMGQAKKLHGELGKRDQEKLDEYFSAVRDLEGRLVQNEEWVQRPKPHIDAKPPTDIQSRTDAIGKMNLMLDLVLLALQTDSTRTITLRLNGMNAVPEIEGVKNDWHNLSHHGQDAAKIEELKVIEAAEFTALAAFLTKMKAASLLDTTAVLFGSNLGNASAHSTANLPILLAGGGYKHGRHLAVDKDKHVFSDLFVSLAQRMGVESGKFGFSTGVLDINQA
- a CDS encoding EVE domain-containing protein, with product MSHWLLKSEPDVFSFEHLKKRPKKTEPWNGVRNYQVRNMMRDEMRIGDLGFFYHSSCPQPGIAGVVKIVSEAKADPTQFDPASEYFDAGSKREEPRWLLVDVKWEADFPTFVTLDMLRADPLLAELLILRRGNRLSITQVEKRHFDRICQLGGL
- a CDS encoding D-TA family PLP-dependent enzyme, with amino-acid sequence MSQITLSHAWFHVENEAEIPSPALLFFRQRVEHNLQLMVQIAGAASRLRPHVKTHKCAPIIARQVELGITKFKASTIAEVEMCADAGAADVMLAMPCVGPNAGRLAELAKKFPKVQFSSIADSEDGIRILATAAQQHGVVLGCFLELDCGMGRTGIKPGDEAALLAHVIHDVPGLIFRGLHAYDGHIHDESLDVRRERCDEAFGPVLQFRCRLQGEGIIVKELVAGGSPTFGIHAAHADRTLSPGTTVLWDFGYGDKHPDLPFLPAAVLLARVISKPGTNRLTLDLGHKSVAPENPHPRVRFEELPDATVLMQSEEHLVLETERAHEFLIGQALHGIPRHVCPTVSMHSEAYLIENGRYTQRWPITARNRRITI
- a CDS encoding FKBP-type peptidyl-prolyl cis-trans isomerase — protein: MSDIALAKGEKFLEDNAKKEGVTVTASGLQYKVITEGTGRSPKATDTVEVHYEGTLIDGKVFDSSYKRGESIAFPLNRVIAGWTEGVQLMKEGAKFRFYIPSKLAYGPRGAGRDIGPNEALIFDVELIKVQ